From Gemmatimonadota bacterium, the proteins below share one genomic window:
- a CDS encoding Dam family site-specific DNA-(adenine-N6)-methyltransferase gives MPLMIRHHAIAKPSEDNRTVPFLKWAGGKRWFTLRYRNMVPDNYERYLEPCLGSGAMYFALRPKNAILSDVNHDLINCFQAIRDTPHAVAEQLQEHHVRHSKNYYYQVRASKPNDSVERAAWLIYLNRTCWNGLYRVNKRNEFNVPIGSKTNVVLPTDDFVGISKLLSRANICCQDFEVSLDSAGPGDFVFVDPPYSVKHNLDGFTKYNDSIFSWPDQIRLRDAVARASDRGAQILVTNANHISVSEIYREVGKLDVVKRASLLAADTAHRMQTEELVIRTWLEAGS, from the coding sequence ATGCCCCTCATGATACGTCATCATGCTATTGCGAAACCTAGTGAAGACAACCGGACTGTCCCGTTTCTGAAGTGGGCCGGCGGCAAGCGTTGGTTTACCCTCCGTTACCGCAATATGGTTCCGGATAACTATGAGCGATATCTTGAGCCTTGTCTAGGCAGTGGAGCCATGTATTTCGCGCTAAGGCCCAAGAACGCTATCCTTTCGGATGTAAACCACGACCTGATCAACTGCTTTCAGGCGATACGTGATACTCCACACGCTGTCGCCGAACAGCTACAAGAGCACCATGTCCGCCACTCTAAGAACTATTACTATCAGGTACGCGCTTCTAAGCCAAATGACTCAGTCGAACGAGCAGCGTGGCTAATTTACTTGAACCGGACCTGCTGGAACGGGCTCTATCGAGTGAACAAAAGAAACGAGTTTAATGTTCCTATTGGCTCAAAGACTAACGTCGTGCTGCCAACCGACGATTTTGTAGGGATTAGCAAACTATTGTCACGCGCCAACATCTGCTGCCAGGATTTTGAAGTTTCGCTTGATTCCGCGGGCCCGGGAGACTTTGTGTTCGTAGATCCTCCATATTCAGTCAAACACAACTTGGATGGGTTCACAAAGTACAATGACAGTATTTTCTCTTGGCCTGATCAGATTCGATTGCGAGACGCTGTTGCAAGGGCTTCCGATCGCGGCGCGCAAATTCTTGTTACTAACGCAAATCATATTTCAGTGAGCGAAATCTATCGGGAAGTAGGAAAGCTAGATGTCGTAAAGCGCGCTAGCTTACTTGCTGCCGACACCGCCCACCGTATGCAAACAGAGGAGTTGGTCATCCGTACCTGGCTCGAAGCTGGCAGTTAG
- a CDS encoding DGQHR domain-containing protein, whose translation MSTERHRTIPALKVNQWLPGWENIDFNPAERRSKPEKHFYLCSIPARELRSLSGIARRVARDAAPRTEDLGIQRQHDPERSEEISRFVEYGFPWSTLSKTKRATKDFNDLRKPGWLPTAVVLNILTEDDERYGNNVATSDLVSVVDNQGTTQLRLPYATWSPSWTPSQLPPFEIIDGQHRLWAFDRATKLGNFELPVVAFVGLDISWQAYLFWTINIKPKRINPSLAFDLYPLLRSEDWLEREERHIVYRETRAQELTEVLWSFPSSPWYDRINMLGERSNKWVTQSAWIKSLSATFVRSWQRQRANLTGGLFGGRSQQENEVLGWSRAQQAAFLIFAWSQFWQEVSTSQHKWAVDLRRLPQAAGTKKTPGPKTQDDPAFYGPHSLIASDQGVRGFLHVLNDICWRRVKELGLYSWRPDDRSGLNLDDAVKSSLEELKKQEFSDFVTQLCALLVSFDWRSSSTPSLTEELRRAKLVFRGNGGYKEIRTQLLEHLANAESDIADTAKRLLGRT comes from the coding sequence ATGAGTACAGAACGACATCGAACCATCCCTGCGTTAAAGGTCAATCAGTGGTTGCCAGGTTGGGAGAACATCGATTTCAATCCTGCCGAACGTCGTTCCAAACCGGAAAAACACTTCTATTTGTGTTCGATTCCCGCCCGGGAACTCAGAAGTCTTTCGGGAATTGCGAGGCGGGTGGCTAGGGATGCTGCGCCCAGGACTGAAGATCTCGGAATTCAGCGACAGCACGATCCCGAACGATCGGAGGAAATCAGCCGATTCGTCGAGTATGGGTTTCCTTGGTCGACATTGAGCAAGACAAAACGCGCTACTAAGGACTTTAACGATTTGCGAAAGCCCGGCTGGCTTCCAACAGCAGTAGTGCTCAATATTTTGACTGAGGATGACGAACGCTACGGAAACAACGTCGCCACATCAGATCTAGTTTCCGTGGTCGACAATCAGGGAACAACTCAACTTCGACTTCCATATGCTACCTGGAGTCCAAGCTGGACACCGAGCCAGTTACCACCTTTCGAAATCATAGATGGCCAGCATCGTTTGTGGGCTTTTGACCGTGCCACTAAGCTGGGCAATTTTGAACTTCCAGTTGTAGCGTTTGTCGGACTTGACATCAGTTGGCAGGCTTATTTGTTTTGGACGATTAACATTAAACCGAAACGAATTAACCCCAGTTTGGCCTTTGATCTCTATCCGCTTCTCAGAAGTGAAGATTGGCTTGAACGAGAAGAGCGTCATATTGTTTATCGGGAAACGCGCGCCCAAGAGTTAACCGAGGTATTGTGGTCATTCCCAAGTAGCCCTTGGTACGACAGAATCAATATGCTAGGGGAACGCTCAAACAAATGGGTGACTCAAAGTGCTTGGATTAAATCGTTGTCGGCAACGTTTGTTCGTTCTTGGCAAAGGCAGCGCGCGAACTTGACCGGTGGGCTGTTTGGTGGCCGATCCCAACAAGAGAATGAGGTTCTTGGTTGGAGCCGTGCGCAACAAGCGGCATTTCTGATATTCGCTTGGAGCCAGTTTTGGCAAGAGGTCTCTACCAGTCAGCACAAGTGGGCAGTAGACTTACGGAGACTCCCACAAGCAGCGGGAACAAAAAAAACCCCTGGTCCTAAAACTCAAGACGATCCCGCCTTCTACGGCCCTCATTCACTAATTGCCAGTGACCAAGGCGTCAGAGGATTCTTGCACGTATTGAACGACATTTGTTGGCGGCGTGTAAAAGAACTGGGTCTGTACAGTTGGAGACCGGATGATCGATCGGGCTTGAATCTAGATGATGCCGTGAAGAGCTCGCTTGAAGAATTGAAGAAGCAAGAATTCTCTGATTTTGTCACCCAGCTTTGCGCGCTACTCGTATCATTCGATTGGCGGTCTAGCTCAACTCCTAGCCTGACCGAAGAGCTTCGAAGGGCTAAGCTGGTATTCCGCGGTAACGGCGGATACAAGGAGATCAGAACCCAGTTGCTGGAACACCTCGCCAATGCTGAGAGCGACATAGCGGATACGGCGAAACGGTTGCTGGGCAGAACATGA
- a CDS encoding HEPN domain-containing protein — protein sequence MSEGRFVAEDWIDRLAQALPGLAEAQQSFLEDYWRHNPRDRVVVNGKDETPFPLDDLCHVYFLARHSSTLGGEKYFAPLRAAMDPVRSILRSHPTLARVLGLIIGNDEFWVQILGRGSRTSLTDLIGGLMARADELPRDGLRSAAGELHAFLEAAWSGEASGVPGGLDTGYDTVLFHGLDVEEEIDIGGGFTMLPFELARAFVDERVLVDMAPDTARYRDWRLVGAVARPFRWQPQFRHRDDPREPDHDPPEPFERDVLEFLELLAVSHRVPIVCLAGVRECVSRSACLLLGQAHNHGSLQRGRPVHQFDPFASPPRLEAQALDEAKKALESRGVGQYGKLAPVVARLAEALARDGRFAAQDRILDVAIALEQMYELGGGEISHKMRTRASWLLGTDAESRLRVMTSVADFYGVRSEIVHNRKQRAPAERYRAAFDTGFDIAARTLFKLLGDGPPDDWEELVITGDRRGSAGPKS from the coding sequence ATGAGCGAAGGAAGGTTCGTCGCTGAGGACTGGATCGATCGTCTGGCGCAGGCGCTCCCCGGACTGGCCGAAGCGCAGCAATCCTTCCTGGAAGACTATTGGCGGCACAATCCACGCGACCGTGTTGTGGTCAATGGGAAGGACGAGACACCTTTCCCGCTGGACGATCTGTGTCACGTCTACTTTCTCGCGCGCCACAGCAGCACCTTGGGCGGAGAGAAGTACTTCGCGCCGCTGCGTGCGGCGATGGACCCCGTTCGGAGCATACTTCGCTCCCATCCCACACTGGCGAGAGTGCTGGGGCTGATCATCGGCAATGACGAATTCTGGGTGCAGATCCTGGGCCGGGGCAGCCGCACGTCGCTGACGGACTTGATCGGTGGGTTGATGGCGCGTGCGGACGAATTGCCGAGGGATGGGCTTCGAAGCGCTGCGGGTGAGTTGCACGCCTTCCTCGAGGCAGCGTGGAGTGGAGAGGCATCCGGCGTTCCGGGCGGCTTGGACACCGGATATGACACGGTGTTGTTCCACGGTCTGGACGTGGAGGAAGAAATCGATATCGGGGGCGGGTTCACCATGCTTCCCTTCGAGCTGGCGCGGGCTTTCGTTGACGAGAGAGTCCTGGTGGACATGGCGCCGGATACGGCCAGGTACAGGGACTGGCGGCTGGTTGGGGCGGTGGCGAGGCCCTTCCGCTGGCAACCGCAATTCAGGCACCGGGACGATCCCAGAGAGCCGGATCACGACCCCCCCGAGCCGTTTGAGCGGGATGTCCTGGAGTTCCTGGAACTGCTGGCCGTGTCACACAGGGTGCCGATCGTGTGCCTTGCCGGGGTCCGGGAGTGTGTAAGCCGGTCCGCCTGCCTCTTGCTCGGACAGGCGCACAATCATGGAAGCCTGCAACGCGGCCGCCCCGTCCATCAGTTCGATCCCTTTGCGTCGCCGCCACGGCTGGAGGCGCAGGCACTCGACGAGGCGAAGAAGGCCCTCGAGAGCAGGGGGGTCGGTCAGTACGGAAAGCTGGCACCGGTCGTCGCACGGCTTGCCGAGGCGCTTGCCAGGGACGGTCGATTTGCGGCTCAGGACCGGATCCTGGATGTGGCGATCGCGCTGGAGCAGATGTACGAGCTGGGCGGCGGGGAAATATCCCACAAGATGCGAACGAGGGCGTCCTGGCTCCTGGGTACGGATGCCGAGAGCAGACTGCGGGTCATGACATCCGTGGCGGACTTCTATGGCGTCCGGTCCGAGATCGTTCACAACCGGAAGCAAAGGGCACCGGCCGAGAGGTACCGCGCGGCGTTCGACACAGGTTTCGACATTGCGGCGAGGACTCTGTTCAAGCTACTGGGGGACGGCCCGCCGGACGATTGGGAAGAATTGGTGATCACAGGCGACCGGCGCGGCAGTGCCGGCCCGAAGAGCTAA
- a CDS encoding SIR2 family protein, translating into MPELVAGGPTIPVRLLNELDSGKVVFFCGAGVSMGPGSDLPSFAGLVKHVYAANHMEPDALENGALENEALDKALGLLERDERLGTYALRGTVIERLSAPPSAELSVHEALIDLSRNEQGVRLITTNFDDRFVEAGLERELVDSAPRLPLPKPHSWSSLVHLHGRIGPNEDGVNLVLTAADFGRAYLTERWAARFVTELFREFTVVFVGYSVSDPVMSYLVDALAAERAMGARFASAYAFANWDGSDASKMKASDGWRAKNVEPILYDQRDGHHLLTETLIEWARLRNDPFHVRSRIAIREMARMPAGPEDPAVERVVWALQDPVAAKALADEPPIVDEGEYEKFGMWLDMFSEKGLLRCGADDIEAKGSDRSDAAVHLVDNGWRLWSPGNLDSTRAWLSVWLARQLHVPQLLGWVLRNGGQLHPHLRQQVERGLAAEDSEIPARLRLLWTALLDIRPVNPWTGLWMSRRHRAAATDGERRRIEEEAVESIAPRLIVRSGPSSGLAFRQHLEENSRPLSSIETCGHLKLVSGDDDGRRKVREILQDADVSSRHAETLTGYLERAVELGEEDDRVYPNSILYRPSIAVHEQNRDHDSWTHLIDLARDSYVELSLREPKRAATLLVRWIESRHPLFRRLTLHALTENPKSDIQLARDLLLKGRKPGLWEMELHREVTRFLRLAGKRLPRSLRTDIVRAIHDGPKSNKGLGPFGSREQLRYQQALRLHKLSMSGARLDKKSTALADEAARAAEGGEEERDEFLSWHGEGRWVGDDEFAPRELVEGSVADVVAALKEEKVGQDGLRGLVVLRPVKVTSALRRLARKGKWPPISWQGFLWHVAGPQDARKLPSRLRGLVARILVEAPDRLFGAVGSAAGEFVYRLAEDCGTEREEEFGALWMRAWIGKPEIEPEAVDLEEPVTDALNHAAGRLAEAALTRLRKYELPTGGGIPGQVRPYFDAIGRDPGGELGRVMLAMRLHFLFSIDPDWTKEHMIARLPPGRSLEAGKLWSAYGWSPSVGPDLLRAFKGAFLKFLRNGRPGGRKVGNLRSLFVTVCLEAPEELTEEEIHSVVEPMPEDGLKTVLVSLKRYLAGESAERAQIWHEKVRPWLRIYWPRAAVRNTSATSKAILDLLVECGDAFPEAAEWSLEYLRPFEGRGLYRLGENGHAAQHPNWMLRVLDQVVDEDVLQGYEKHTLQEILDALVGANAEMSRDPRFQRLYGIATQ; encoded by the coding sequence ATGCCCGAACTGGTCGCCGGCGGTCCGACAATTCCGGTGCGGCTCTTGAACGAGCTGGACAGCGGCAAGGTTGTTTTCTTCTGCGGAGCGGGGGTCTCGATGGGACCCGGCTCCGACCTGCCGAGTTTCGCAGGTCTGGTGAAGCATGTGTACGCCGCGAACCACATGGAACCTGACGCACTCGAAAACGGTGCGCTGGAGAATGAAGCTCTGGACAAGGCGCTTGGGCTTCTGGAGCGGGACGAGCGGTTGGGAACCTACGCGCTGCGCGGTACCGTCATCGAGCGGCTATCGGCGCCGCCGAGTGCTGAATTGAGCGTGCACGAGGCATTGATCGATCTGTCGCGGAACGAACAGGGCGTTCGACTTATCACGACCAATTTCGACGACCGCTTCGTTGAAGCAGGTCTCGAGAGAGAGTTGGTGGACTCTGCGCCTAGGCTTCCGCTGCCAAAGCCCCACAGCTGGTCGAGCCTCGTTCATCTGCATGGCCGTATCGGGCCGAATGAGGACGGCGTGAACCTGGTGCTCACGGCGGCCGATTTCGGTCGAGCCTACCTGACGGAGAGGTGGGCGGCGAGGTTCGTGACCGAGCTGTTTCGCGAGTTCACCGTCGTCTTTGTGGGGTACAGCGTGAGCGATCCCGTCATGAGCTACTTGGTGGATGCCCTGGCTGCTGAACGGGCAATGGGCGCGCGCTTCGCGTCGGCATACGCATTCGCGAACTGGGACGGCTCGGACGCGAGCAAAATGAAGGCGAGTGATGGTTGGCGCGCGAAGAACGTGGAGCCCATTCTGTATGACCAGCGGGACGGTCACCATCTCCTGACGGAGACGCTGATCGAATGGGCGCGGCTTCGAAACGACCCGTTTCACGTTCGTTCGCGGATCGCGATCAGGGAGATGGCCAGGATGCCCGCGGGGCCGGAAGATCCGGCCGTGGAAAGGGTTGTCTGGGCGCTGCAGGACCCGGTGGCGGCGAAGGCGCTTGCTGACGAGCCGCCCATTGTCGACGAAGGGGAATATGAGAAGTTCGGAATGTGGCTAGACATGTTCTCCGAAAAGGGGCTTCTGCGTTGTGGCGCGGATGACATCGAGGCGAAGGGGTCGGATCGCAGCGACGCAGCGGTGCATTTGGTTGACAACGGTTGGCGGCTATGGAGCCCCGGTAACCTGGACTCGACGCGGGCTTGGCTTTCGGTCTGGCTGGCCCGTCAGCTTCATGTGCCCCAGCTGTTGGGCTGGGTGCTGAGAAACGGCGGGCAACTTCATCCCCACCTTCGGCAGCAGGTCGAAAGAGGGCTCGCGGCCGAAGATTCGGAGATCCCTGCGAGGCTTCGGCTCCTCTGGACGGCGCTTCTCGACATCAGGCCGGTAAACCCCTGGACGGGGCTGTGGATGTCCCGTCGCCATAGGGCGGCGGCCACGGACGGCGAACGCCGACGGATCGAGGAGGAGGCCGTCGAAAGTATTGCCCCGCGTCTCATCGTTCGTTCGGGCCCCTCTTCGGGTTTAGCGTTCCGGCAGCATCTTGAAGAGAACTCGCGTCCGTTATCGTCCATCGAGACGTGTGGCCACCTCAAGCTGGTGTCGGGCGACGACGATGGCAGGCGCAAAGTCAGGGAGATCTTGCAAGACGCTGACGTGTCGTCGCGTCACGCGGAGACCTTGACCGGGTATCTGGAGCGGGCGGTCGAGCTCGGTGAGGAAGACGACAGGGTCTATCCGAATTCAATCCTGTATCGGCCATCGATTGCGGTGCACGAACAGAATCGCGATCACGACAGCTGGACCCACCTGATCGACCTTGCGCGCGACAGTTACGTCGAGCTGTCTCTCAGGGAGCCGAAACGCGCGGCTACCCTGCTTGTCCGGTGGATCGAGTCCCGGCACCCGCTGTTCAGGCGGCTCACGCTTCACGCACTGACCGAGAATCCGAAATCGGACATTCAACTTGCTCGGGACCTGCTTCTGAAGGGCCGGAAGCCGGGTCTATGGGAGATGGAGCTGCACCGGGAAGTGACGCGTTTCCTCCGGTTGGCCGGGAAGCGGTTGCCCAGGAGTCTGCGGACGGACATCGTCCGCGCCATTCATGACGGCCCAAAATCAAACAAGGGCTTGGGGCCGTTTGGCAGTCGGGAGCAGCTTCGATACCAGCAGGCCTTGCGCCTGCACAAGCTGAGTATGTCCGGTGCGAGGCTGGACAAGAAGTCGACGGCGCTCGCGGATGAAGCGGCACGGGCAGCGGAGGGCGGCGAGGAGGAGCGGGACGAGTTCCTTTCGTGGCATGGCGAAGGACGGTGGGTCGGCGATGACGAGTTCGCCCCGAGGGAACTTGTGGAGGGATCGGTGGCGGATGTGGTTGCCGCCCTAAAGGAAGAGAAGGTCGGCCAGGACGGATTGCGGGGGCTGGTCGTTCTGCGACCGGTAAAGGTGACCTCTGCGCTACGGCGCCTCGCGAGAAAGGGCAAATGGCCCCCAATCTCGTGGCAGGGTTTTCTATGGCATGTGGCCGGGCCGCAGGATGCGCGCAAACTGCCGTCGAGATTGCGGGGCCTTGTGGCTCGGATTCTTGTCGAGGCCCCCGACCGACTGTTCGGCGCGGTTGGGTCGGCGGCCGGAGAGTTCGTGTACCGGCTGGCCGAAGATTGCGGAACCGAACGGGAGGAAGAATTCGGGGCGCTATGGATGAGGGCTTGGATTGGCAAGCCCGAGATCGAGCCAGAGGCCGTGGACCTCGAAGAACCGGTGACGGATGCCTTGAATCATGCTGCCGGTAGGCTGGCGGAAGCTGCATTGACCCGACTGAGGAAGTACGAACTGCCAACCGGCGGGGGGATTCCCGGGCAAGTGCGGCCGTACTTCGATGCAATCGGCAGGGATCCGGGCGGCGAACTCGGCCGCGTGATGTTGGCGATGCGGTTGCACTTCTTGTTTTCTATCGACCCAGACTGGACCAAGGAGCACATGATTGCGCGGCTCCCTCCTGGGCGGTCGCTGGAGGCGGGCAAACTCTGGTCCGCTTACGGGTGGTCGCCAAGTGTCGGTCCAGACCTGCTGAGAGCGTTCAAGGGAGCGTTTCTCAAGTTCTTGCGAAACGGGCGGCCCGGAGGCCGAAAAGTCGGCAACCTGAGGAGCCTGTTTGTGACAGTGTGTCTAGAAGCACCCGAAGAACTGACCGAAGAAGAAATCCACAGTGTGGTGGAACCGATGCCGGAAGATGGCCTCAAGACGGTGCTTGTAAGTCTGAAGCGGTACCTTGCCGGCGAGTCCGCGGAACGCGCGCAAATTTGGCACGAGAAGGTGCGACCGTGGCTTCGCATCTACTGGCCCCGCGCAGCAGTTCGGAATACGTCGGCAACGTCTAAGGCAATTCTGGATCTGTTGGTGGAGTGCGGCGACGCGTTTCCGGAGGCGGCCGAGTGGTCGCTGGAATACTTGCGGCCGTTCGAAGGCCGGGGGCTTTATCGGCTCGGCGAGAACGGACATGCCGCGCAGCATCCGAATTGGATGCTTCGGGTGCTTGACCAGGTGGTGGACGAGGACGTCTTGCAAGGCTACGAGAAGCACACCCTTCAGGAGATACTCGATGCGCTGGTCGGCGCAAATGCCGAGATGAGCCGGGATCCAAGATTTCAGCGGTTGTACGGAATTGCCACTCAATGA